The Apium graveolens cultivar Ventura chromosome 10, ASM990537v1, whole genome shotgun sequence nucleotide sequence AAAACATAGAGGTATACATTGATACCAAATTTACTAACATTCAATCCAACAAGAGCTCAATTTGGACATTACattccaagtctaaaataaacatcccaacTAAAAACAATAAAACCCAAATTTTCTAGTTATTACATCCAACATTCTAAACATGGTTGACTAGTTAATATGTACCACTTGTCAAATTTCGACAATTCCAAACATAAATCAGAATGATGGATGTAATTGTCACCAGACATCCCTTAATTAACCACCAACCACCGGCAAACACAATATCAATTCATATAGTTCAGAGGAAAGCTATATATATAGATACTTATCATTTTTACATCTTGTCTTGGATAAATTCAAGCACCTCCATCCGCACCTCATCCAGCTCCTGCCTTGTGTAGGACTTTCGAGTTTTGGCTGCCCACTATAAAACACACGTAAAAATTAGCAACCAGAATATTATTAACCAGAATTGCCATatgtataattaaaaataaacagAACCAACTATTTATAATTTAACCAGAAGAGGACCTTTTCTATATTTAACCGTAATTTTCTTCGTTAATCCAAAACTATACCAGATAGTTCTTTATCACTAATAAAAACAAGATCCATCTGGAAATCACTAATAATAAAAACTGATAATAAAAATGGCACTCATATTTATCTGTTCTGAAAAACTACACAAAAAAATTCTACATGCCATCTATCGGAAATGATTTGCATATATACCTTGGTAGTAAAAGATAGCTCCTTATCAGCAATGATAtctttcatgtatcgcattataacatagccacattcaacccctcctggttgtttgggagatccgtgttacaatataaaatctgaattagcaccaaaaattaattaaaattacaaagtgataaaaaaatacaaaaaacttACAAGAAGATTCTTTATCTGAGGAGCTTTATTTCCCCTTCCAGTTTGAGCATTATAGGATTTCATCGCTCTACATTGCAGAACAACAATAATATATATGATTATTTTTCAAAAGGGAGAATAtttacattatatatatatatatatatatttatatatagtaaTTAACAGAAATATATTACTCTGTTAATGATTTTTCCAACTCGTCAAAATGTGTTGGATGTGGCAGAGGGTTCAGAATATAAATATCGCCATCCcaaattacaaccaaaatccagtggcaactatgtttataaaaaagaaaaaagaaaaacacaagttagaaattttaaaaaaactacctaaatatattaatttgtaaAAGCATGTCTAAATTAAAAATACTTACTTATGATTATGTGGCATGAAGTACATGTGATAGGGACTACTCTCTTTCAACCGATTAACAAAATAAGAATGAAAAGATTTGTTCAACGTAAATGTAGCTCCTGGATCGAAAAATCCATATAAGACCACATCATCATTCTTCCTCTCAATGTTAATCAGTCTTTGCAAGAGCCTACCAGGGAGTGAATTACATTACTTATAATATCCGTATAAAACATGAATATTGAATATGTAACGATAAAAAATTAACTTACGCCATATAAGCAGATATTGCAGCTTGGCCAATCATATCGAACTCCAACAATGCTTTCACATTTTCATgcaatatataaattattttctcaGTCCCAAACACGTCTGAATCACACGGAATTGGTATTGACTCCCCAGTGGCTTTCATGAAGACTGCAGCATGTTTGTATAACACCTTGTACTGCTTTGGCATATTCTTGTTTAGCTTCATTTTTCTATAATCATCTTGAAGTTTCTGCAACTCATCTTTCCGCTTAGACTGCCCCTGCCAcacttcctttttctttttctacacagaattaaataaaacaagAATAATCGATTATTATTGACATAACTATTATAGAATGCAACAATCAATTCAGAGTATATtgacataatttttatataaCATACCACCACAGTTGGGTAGATGATCAATTCACGAGGCCATGCTACGTGAGAGCCAACTGCTTGGCGTACAACCTCAATTTCACCAGGTATTGGCACTGGAACTGACGCCTCTGGCTGGATGTGTCCGTCAACCGACACACGAACATGTCCGGGCTTTAGAGGCACTCCATGTACTGAAACATTCATCTCTCGTGATCATCAAAAACTGTTCCAAAAGCAACCTTGTTCTCTATGCAATCCAGTGCAAGCTCACATGACTGTGGACCCTACATTATAGTGAGGGATCAATTTAATTTTATTGCATAAATCCCAAGTCTGTAGGCATATATCTAGTAGATCTTAATAATATTTTACCTTCTTTCCGCTCGGAGGAGAGGGGTCAAAACCAACAAACTCTTCATCATTTACCAACAACTGTTTGGCACTCAGCGGTTTAACAGCAACTCCAACATTCCGCTTATCAGCAGCTCCCTCTTTATTAACAGGTACTTGATAAATTGATTTGTCAGGGAACATAGGAGAGTGACCATTCGAAGCATTAACCAAGGCCTTAAGTTAAGCCATCTCCCGCTGATTTCTTTCCAACTGATCCAACAACTCTGCCTTGGTAATTTTAGTCTTTTTTGCTTTCGGCAAATTGAAGAATGCTGTTGGAGTGACAAAGCCGCCAACCCCTCAAACCCTTCCTGCGTGCTCGGGAGTCTGAAGTGCCGTAGTCAACACATCTTCTGTTCCATGTGGAACAAATTCACCCTTCTCCTTCATTTCAAGTAACTCAGCCTGTAAAATAAATGCAAACAATTAATGCATTATTTATGACGCAATTATCTTTGAAGGGAATGCAGTATTAAAAATATCACTTACTATTCTCGCATTTATTTCCACTTGCTCTTCAGTAAGCTCATGAGGATTCTTTGGCATCCTAGCCTTCCACCAAAAAATTGCACGATCAGGTTTCTCTTTCCGCTTTAAGTTCCCTTTCTTTATCTGTTAAAAAAGAGAAAATGTTTAAACTCCCTTAAAACTTAGAATTGCAAAGCCAAATAGATATGGTTCTTACTTCTTCTTCTCGCAAACCAATATACCCCTTCCTTGACAATTGGTGATGATATTTCCGTTTACCCACTCTATTGCTCTGTAACTTATGTTGTGCCTGCACCAAAATAAATtagtaaaaattaataaatattatttaaccaAAATCTATTTAATCATTTAGCAAGTAAAATGGCAATCTTGTATATTTTATTAGTAGAATATATTCATACCAGCCATTTGGGGCTCGTCCTCTCTGAAACAAATTTCTTCCAAGGTTCTTTACCAACAAACGCATACTTCTTCGGAGGCTtcatcaatttcttcttttttccaaTAAATGGCATCATATATTTTGCAGTTAAACCAGCTTTAAACTGCCTCCATTTTTCACCTGCCGATTGTAGCACAAGCTTCTCACATTCTGGGGCAATTTTGAATGTGTCATAAAGAGCCACATAATATAAATTAGCCACATAATTTACAGTcacaatttaaataaaatgaagaagtcaacAAGGGATATAATTTACCTGGACATCATCCCATAATTTTGCTTTTAGATCACAATCCACTTTTGACCAGTTTTCAGTGTCGATTGGAATCATTGTCCTTGCGAGCATTCCTATGTAAGACTGTAAAGTAGGCCTGGTATTTTCGATGGGAACTCCAAAATCATTGTATCTAACTTTAAATTTCTTTCCCCGAGCTTTCTTCACCACTACTTTGTGAAGAGCTGAAACACCACGCGCACCTCCTAGCCTTTTTTTTGCAGATTCAGAAGTGGTCATCGTTTCTTCACCACTACTTTGAGTTTGATATTGTGGAGGGACTTGAACCAACTTATCATTACAGGTCTCTAAAGTTTTGACATCAGGAACAATCTCATCCTCAACCTTTTCAGAGTTATTCTTCCTAtcattttcttcgaaaattaCTTTCTTGGCTTTTTGCTTCTTTGCCATTTTGCTCCCATAGTCTGCATTAAATTGAATAATAAAGCCATCAGTTGAATAATATATTTTCAGTCCGTCATTAATTACAGTCAAGCATAAATAATAAACTCAGTGCAGAATTCTGACTAAGAAACTCGGTGCAGAATTCTACGGACTCTTCTCCAAGTTAACTCTCTGCCATACAACCTTCGGGATAATAACATTTTCGAACATAACTCTTTAGTACTTTATTAAACCGTTCAAACGCATACATCCACCTATAAAATACTGGTCCACATAAGCGTAGTTCCTGGACCAAGTGGACTACTATATGTACCATTACATCAAAAAATGATGCATGGAAAACCTTTTCTAGATCGCACAAGGTTAGTATAACATCTGACTGCAGCTTATCCAGTTTTGATACGTCTACTACTTTGTTGCACAAAGCATTAAAAAAGAAACACAATTTAATAATTGTGACCCTAACATGTTTCGGAAGAATGGAGCATATTGCAACCAGGAGTAATTGTTGGAGAAGAATGTGGCAATCATGTGATTTCAGCCCGTAAATATTCAAATCAGGCATGGAAACACAATTTTTTATGTTCGATGCATATCCGTATGGAAGTTTCATCGACATTAATGATGACAAGAAAGTCCTTTTTTCTGCATTTGACAAATTAAAGGGAGAAGGAGGCAAATAGGTTTTCTTTACTCCTACTTGGGGAGCCAAATCAGATTTAACGCCCATTTCCATCATATCACGACGGGCTGCCGCACTATCCTTTGTCTTATGGCGCATATTTAGTAATGTGCCAATCAGACTATCACATACATTCTTCTCGACATGCATGACATCAATACAGTGCCTAATATGGTGAAATTTCCAGTATTCTAACTCGAAAAATACTGACTTTTTCTTCCACGGACTTTCAACCTTCTTTGCCTTCTTCATTTCTTCccaaattcaaatttgatttgtTCTTGCTCTGCTAACACTTCTTCTCCGGATAGGGTTCGACGCGGCTGCCCAAACTCTTGTTGTCCATTAAAAGCAGCCTTCTGCCTTCTATAAGGATGATGTAGAGGCAAATATCGACGATGCCCTTGGTAGCACATTTTCCTACTATGAGTCAAATATTTAGCTACGATGTCATCTCCACAAACTGGACAACACTTATAACCCTTATTAATGCAGCCGGATAAATTTCCGTAAGCAGGGAAGTCATTTATCGTCCACATTAAAACtgcttttaaagtgaaaaatgatttgttataCACGTCATACATATTTGGTTCCCCTTCCTTCCAAAGCTTTTTTAAATCATCAATCATCGGTTGTAAGTAGATGTCGATGTTATTACCAGGGTCATGCGAGCCAGGGACCAATATCGACAACATCATAAATTTTCTTTTCATACATAACCAGGGAGGAAGATTGTAAGTCACCAATATGACTGGCCAGCAACTATATCTATTAGATAGGCCATTATTGTGCGGATTTACACCATCTGCCGATAAAGCCAAGCGAAGGTTTCTCGGTTCACTACCAAAGGATGGCCACCTATAATCTATATTTTTCCAAGATGGAGAGTCGGCTGGATGTCGAATTTTACCATCTTGTGTCCGCTGTTGCGCATGCCAAAACATTAGTTCAGCGGTGGAAGGAGATTTAAACATACGTTTAAATCTAGGAATTATTGGAAAATACCACATGACTTTGGCTGGAAGATTAATCCTCTCTTCACCTTTCTTTGTCAACTTCCACCGAGAAAATCGACACTTAGGACATTTGGTTGCATCAGCATGTACACCCTTGTACAGTACACAGTCATTCAGACATGAATGGAACTTTATATACTCTAAACCTAAATTGGAGAGGGTTTTTTTTGCTTCATATGCATTACTAGGTAACACATTATCTTTGGGAAGTAGAGACCCAACAGAAGAAAGGAGGTCAGTGAAGGCACTATCGGTAATACCAAACCTAGATTTCCAGTTATGCAACTTCAACATCGACTCTAACTTAGTACAGTCACTACCCTCATATAGAGGTTGCTCAGCATCGCCTACGAACCTCCTAAACTGATATGAATCATTATCATATTGACTCGAATTATATGTCGCTTCACAAACATCAACAGTTTCCGAAGCAGCGACATGCTCCTGATCTTGCTCTGACGCTTCATCAGAGGCTTGCTCAGGAGGTGGGTCTGGAGCTTGCTCTTCAGGTGGACAACTAGCACTTGAAGATTTAGGACCCGTAGAAGCAGTCTCCCCGTGCCAAACCCAATGCACATAACCTAGACAAAAGTCATTGTCATAGATATGGCCCCTGATTGTTTTTATaaagaattttttaaaattggcgCATCGTCCACAAGGGCAAGGAATTTTGTTACGATCTTCAGAATTTTCTTCAGCATATATCAAGAAGTTTTCCACCCCCATTTCAAATGCTAAAGAATCCCTATCTTGCAAAATCCATATCTTATCCATCAAATTTCCCTACCTGATAGCcactataaatattaaaaatccaacacatacctatttataattatttaataaaaggcATATCAAATTTCTGTTGGTTACTGTAGAGATTAATTATATAAACTTAGAAAGGAGTAAATACCTTGATATCCTAATAATTTATAGTACTAATTCATTACTCTAAGATCCTATACATATACctaattaattacaaaactagactaaatttataaactagactaaattaaaccaagataattaaaacaaattaaaccAAGATATTTGAAAATATCACATAATTAAAAACCAATAATTCCAACATTCACAACCCAGACAATTGTTAAATTTCCTTCACATAAATAAAACTCAGTGAGAACTTGAGTATTGAAACAAATTTAGcccataaataaataaattaaaattatctgTTACTTGTATCTGTGAGAAGGATAGTTATACAAAACAATTACTATAATACAACACAAGTAACAGATAGTTCATATCAGGAATGCAGAGACTTGTTCATATCAGAGAAATGACTATCATACAAAATAAGAAATGCAGAGACTTGTTCATATCTGAGACCTGTTCAAATGCAGCCCCCAAAACCCCCCAAAACACACTAATATGTATGAACAACCCCCAgaaaacacataattaaaaacaGAACAGAAAC carries:
- the LOC141690948 gene encoding uncharacterized protein LOC141690948; translated protein: MDKIWILQDRDSLAFEMGVENFLIYAEENSEDRNKIPCPCGRCANFKKFFIKTIRGHIYDNDFCLGYVHWVWHGETASTGPKSSSASCPPEEQAPDPPPEQASDEASEQDQEHVAASETVDVCEATYNSSQYDNDSYQFRRFVGDAEQPLYEGSDCTKLESMLKLHNWKSRFGITDSAFTDLLSSVGSLLPKDNVLPSNAYEAKKTLSNLGLEYIKFHSCLNDCVLYKGVHADATKCPKCRFSRWKLTKKGEERINLPAKVMWYFPIIPRFKRMFKSPSTAELMFWHAQQRTQDGKIRHPADSPSWKNIDYRWPSFGSEPRNLRLALSADGVNPHNNGLSNRYSCWPVILVTYNLPPWLCMKRKFMMLSILVPGSHDPGNNIDIYLQPMIDDLKKLWKEGEPNMYDVYNKSFFTLKAVLMWTINDFPAYGNLSGCINKGYKCCPVCGDDIVAKYLTHSRKMCYQGHRRYLPLHHPYRRQKAAFNGQQEFGQPRRTLSGEEVLAEQEQIKFEFGKK